GGGGCCAtacacccagaggaatcagactctggcctccaggaagagatggacaggcgccaatgcaggagctcctccaacaacatgaaaggcaacatgacatcaccacaagccagacatcccgaaacaacaagaattgaacaccctaccccagaagatatagaagaatccgaccttaaacagtactttatgaaaataatagaggaccttaaacaggaggtaaaaaactgccataaagaaatggagttgacaaacaataaggtagatgaaataaataaatctctcaaagatacccaagaaaaacaagaaaaacaagaaaaagcaatcaaacaggtaagggaaacagtacaagacctgataaatgaaatggaggtattgaagaaaacacaatctgagggacgactggagatggaaactctgagtaaacgaacagaaacttcagagacaagtatttccaaccgaatacaagagacggaagaaagaatctcggactttgaagatactatagaggaaataaactcacagattaaagaactaaacaaatctaacaaattcttttttttttgtgattctacacacctttattcctaacagccacactagttagcccgagaggctgggtggtggtggtgcatgcctttaattccagcacgagagaggaatataaaaaggGAAGATACAGGAGCTCAGGGTCTCAGTGTATAGTCTGAGGTTGGTGGGGAgcattgcagtctgcagtcactcTGAGGGCAGGTTTACcactttgtctgagccttggtagaggtaagaactctctagtggttggctgctttgctttcctgatcttcagcttgaaccccaatatctgtctctgggtttttttttcctctctcatggtttatttttttttatatttaaaaatttccatctccttccctcctcctcccccctccctccccttctcgtcccacttccctcccatccttctcccccttccctcccctcccctccatccatacctcccctccctccctctcaaggccaaggagccatcatggttccccactctatgctaagaccaatgtcctcccaactccccccaggtccaggaaggtgatcgaccaagctgagaatgctcccacagagcccgtccatgcagaagaatcagagccttaacacaaaacattcaggaaatctgggacaccatgaaaagaccaaacctaagaataattggggtagaagaaggaaaagaattacaactcaaaggcacagaaaacatattcaacaaaattatagaagaaaacttccccaacctaaataaggttgttcctatgaaggtacaagaagcctacagaacaccaaatagactggatcaaaagaaagcatccccatgccatataataatcaaaacacaaaacatacagaataaagaacagatattaagagctgcaaaggaaaatggtcaaataacacataaagggaaacctatcagaattacacctgatttctcaatggaaaccatgaaagccagaagagcgtggatagatgtgctacagacaataagggaacatggatgaaagcctagactactatacccagcaaagcttgcattcaccattgatggagaaaacaagatattccaggacaaaaacagatttaaacaatacgcagccacaaatccagccttgcagaaagtaatagaaggaaaatcacaaaccaaggagtccaacaacgcccacaataactcaggaatctagcgacccttcaccagcacaactagaagaagggaaacacacaaactctactactaaaaatgactgaagttaacaaccactggtcattaatatcacttaatatcaatggactcaattcacctataaaaaggcacaggctaagagactggatacgaaaacagaatccaacattttgctgtttacaagaaacacacctcaaccacaaagacagacccctactcagagtaaagggttgggaaaggtttatcaagcaaatggacctaagaaacaagcgggtgtggccatactaatttccaacaaagttgacttcaaactaaaatcaatcagaagagatggaaagggacactttatactcataacaggaaaaatccatcagaatgaagtctcaatcctgaatatctatgcccctaatttaaaagctcccacttatgtaaaagaaacacttctagaactcaaggcagccatcaaaccacacacactaatagttggagactacaatactcctctctcaccaatggacaggtcaatcagacagaaacctaacagagaattgaaagacttaatggaggtaatgaaccaaatgaacttaacagacatctatagaaaattccacccaaataggaaagaatataccttcttctctgcagctcatggaaccttttcgaaaattgaccatatacttggtaacaaagcaaacttccacagttacaaaaaaatattagtaaccaattgtgtcttatcggatcaccatggattaaaattagaattcaacaacaatgctacccccagaaagcccacaaactcatggaaactgaacagtcgcttatgtatactatcatatcatctgcaaataatgaaagtttaacttcttcctttccaattcgaatccccttgatacccttgttttgtcttattgcgaacttcaagtactatattgaagagataaggagagagtggacagccttgtcgtgttcctgaatttagtgggatggccttgagtttctctccgtttaatttgatgttagctgtcggcttgctgtaaatagcctttattatatttaggaatgacccctgtatctctaatctctccaagacctttatcataaaggggtgttgaattttgtcaaatgctttatctgcatctaatgagatgatcatatgatttttatccttcagtttatttatatgatggattacattgatagattttcgtatgttgaaccagctctgcgtctctgggattaagcctacttgatcatagtggataatttttttttttttttttttttttttttttttttatttatttattatgtgtacagtattctcagtctgcatgtatgcctgcaggccagaagagggcactcattacagatggttgtgagccaccatgtggttgctgggaattgaactcaggacctttggaagagcaggcagtgctcttaacctctgagccatctctccagccccgtggataatttttctaatgtgttcttggattctgtttgccagtattttattgagaatttttgcatcgatgttcatgagtaagattggcctgtaattctctttcttggttgagtctttgtgtggtttaggtatcagggtaactaaagcttcataaaaggaatttggcaatgactgttctgtttctatattatgaaataccttaaggagtataggttataggtcttcttggaagttctggtagaattctccattgaacccatctggtcctgggctttttttggtagggaggtttctgataacagtttctaattcttcgcaactaacaggactatttagagcatttacctggtcctggtttaactttggtatatggtacttatctaaaaaagtgtccatttcttttacatgttccaattttgtggcatacaggcttttgtagtaagatctaatgattctctgaatttcctctgtgtctgtggttatgtaccctttttcatttctgatcttattaatttgtgtgttctctctctgccatttgattagtttggctaggggtttgtcaatcttgttgattttctccaagaaccagatttttgtttcattgattctttggattgttttctgtgtttctattttgttgatttctgccctcagtttgataatttccagtcttctactcctcctaggtgagtctgcttctttcttttctaaagctttcaggtgggctgttaagtctccaatgtgtgctttctccatttttttaagtgggcacttagtgttatgaattttcctcttagcactgctttcatagtgacccataagtttgagtatgttgtgtctttgttttcattaaattcaaggaagactttaatttctttctttatttcttccttgacccagctgtggttcagtagttgattgttcagtttcaatgagtttgtaagctttctggggatagcattgttgttgaattctaattttaatccatggtgatccgataagatgcaggtggttattaatatgtttttgtaactgtggaagtttgctttgttaccgagtatgtggtcaattttcgaaaaggttccatgagccgcagagaagaatctatattctttcctgtttgggtggaatgttctatagatgtctgttaagtccatttggttcattacctctattaagtctcttaattctctgttaggtttctgtcggattgacctgtccattggtgaaagaggagtgttgaagtctcccactatcagtgtgtttggtttgatggctgtcttgagttctagtaatgtttcttttacataagtgggagcttttgtattaggggcatagatattcaggattgagacttcattctgatagatttttcctgtaatgagtataaagtgactctttccatctcttctgattgattttagtttgaagtcaactttgttagaaattagtatggccacactggcttgtttcttaggaccatttgcttgataaaccttttcccaaccctttactctgagtagatttctgtctttgtggttgaggtgtgtttcttataaacagcagaatgttggatcctgttttggtatccaatctcttagcctgtgcctttttataggtgaattgagtccattgatattaagtgatattaatgaccagtggatgttaactccggttgtcattttttatttggtagtagagattgtgtgtttcctttctttgagatgtgctggtgaagggtcactagatatctcagttattttgggcaatgctggactcctttgtttgtgaatttccttctattactttctgaaaggctggatttgtggctatgtattgtttaattttgtttttatctgagaatattttgttttctccatttatagtgaatgaaagcttggctgggtatagtaatctgggcttgcatccatggtctcttagtttctgcaaaacatctatccaggaccttctggctttcatgttttccatagagaagtcaggtgttagtctgataggtttacctttatatgttacttgacgtttttcctttgcagctcttaatattctttctttattctgtatgttttgtgttttgattataatatcacgaggggatgtttttttttgatccagtctatttggtgttctgtaagcttcttgaaccttaataggaatatctttctttaggtttgggaagttttcttctataattttattaaatatattttctggaccattgagctgtaattcttctccttcttctatgcctattattcttaggtttggtctttttattgtgtcccagatttcctgaatgttttgtgatgagaatttgttggatttgctgttttctttgatcagtgcatttattttctctatggtatcttcagaatctgagattctttcttctatctcttgtattctgttggttatgcttgtttctgtagtctctgttcgtttacatagatattccatatccagctggccctcgggttgtgttgtcttccttgcctccatttcagttttcaagtcttgcactgtttccattatctgtttgattcttttttcttggtttcctatgatatcatttacggatttactcaattcttcaaactttttgttattcttctcgtccatttccttaagggagtttttcacctcctgtttaagggactccattaatttcataaagtcaattttttctacttcttcttgattagtgtgctcaagtcctcctgttataagttcgctgggttctggtgctttcattttgtttttcaaattgttggaggaattcttgcattggcccctgcccatttcttcctctgaataatcccctttgggtcttcttttaaaagttcaattcaccccaatgaattcaattcactcaccccataccttgctgcaggcaggctattgaaacaggggacctcccactggccttggtgcactcaattccaggtccccggctcccaaacaggctgagctgtgggattttgtggccccaaagacgggaggatgaggggggggggttctgggtgcaaggtgggaagggacaggaagagagaggcagtatccagggagaataacccctgcaggaagagcaggaagtgtgtgtgtgtgtgtggggggggggtgtttgaggaatgtcggtggtccctctccgggcacaggcactcactcaccccaatgaatgatggatcttctggtagacagtcaggtttccttgctggccaagcagctagtgacaaagggcctaccttgctgcaggcaggctaatgaagcaggggacctcccacaggcctgggtgcactcaattccaggtccctggctcccaaacaggctgagctgtcggattttgtggccccaaagacgggaggatgaggcgcgTGAAGGGGGgtttgggtgcaagctgggaagggacaggaagagagaggcagtatccagggagaataacccctgcaggaagagcaggaagtgtgtgtgggtgggggggggtgagttggggaatgtcggtggtccctctctgggcagctgccgcggttcaggttcaggcactcactcaccccaatgaatgatggatcctctggcagactgtcaggtctccttgcaggccaagcagctcgctctGAAGATTACTTTTTTCAAATTCCTCTATCACCTCAGTGTAGAGACTACTTTGTCTTTACAATATGGGAGACTAATATGCATAAACCAGCCAAGAGATACCAATGGACTATATTGTTACCTCATTACCTGAGGAAATGGAGAATAGCCTCACATTCTGCCAGTTATATATTTCTCAGGCCTTAGTGAATATTCCCAATATCATCCTCTTAACCCATAACAAAGGATGATTTCCTTTTGGCACATCTGGATTCAGTCTGTTTGCAAAGGATTGGCAAAAATGTATTAAAAGATTTCATGACATTATATATGATATCAAtgccaaataaaatttaaatggtaCACCCTTTGCCTTTTTTAGGTTTTTCCATTGCTTAGCATGTTTGTCTCCTTTCCTTTAcattggaaatgaagaaattgTACTTATTCTCAGAATTACAATTATGGGGCATGAATAATTGGCTTAAACACGTTCTGACCATTCCTGATAAAGGGATGAGACACCTCTTTTCATTGTTGGAGAGCCCCACCTGCCATCAATCAAGTTAGGGTTACTCATGAGGCTAGAGATCTACTATAAAAGGTTGTGACCATTCTATCTACTTCTAGCCTGCAACGCCATTACCCTTAGTTGCCTGTGATTGCAATGTTCCTTAGAACACCGAGGCGGATTTTTGAGAACATTAAGGGAATCTGAGCCCCTATTATGGATACATCAAACATATTCTGATCTATGCAAAGTCAGCTCTATTATTGATCAGTCTTTCTAACTTGGACCTTAAGCATGAATGTTGCCCTGGAGAACATTTTGGTGAAAACAAGATaaacttttcttccccttccatttaaaaaatacctaGTACCTCTGGGTAGCTTTTATTTCATTGCAGGAAATGGTTTCAGGATTCAAAGGAACTATTTAAAATCACTTGCTATAAAACAGGATCTGAGAAGGGCTCTCTACACTTCCAATGAAAATACAACCCTATACATTTCTTCCTCTACTCCCACACTTCACACCAccctgatatttttaaatttcattaaaaggAGATATGGTGTTTTTATTCAGTGTCCTGGATCCAAACATTATATATGTTTTCCCTAGCCTTGGTTCAGTTTAATTGCACGAACTATTGGCTCTCCTCAAGGTTCTAAAGGAATGCCAGATAGAGccccaaaacatttttttctgcaagCTAGTATGCTGTATAGGCAGTTCACAGTTAGTGTGCTGACCTTATCTTGAGTCAAAGACTTGCCTCAATTAGCTGCAATATGCTGCTCATACAAGATGCCTTGAAACAGAGAAATAGGCTCTGATACTTGTCACATATTAGATCTCACTCCACATTACACATAATATTGACTCAAAGAAAAGAGGTCACAAATACCATAATATGAGCAGCCAGTATGAATCTTGTAGTGCAAGCCAGGGCTCTTCACCAGCAGTTTCATCTATCTCCACATAATTTGCATATACATCTTTCAAAATTACCAATTTCACATGGTAAATATTTGTCCGGGCCATGTGTCACTTGTGTCCCTATTGCCTTCTTAGGACTGCTTCAATACACAGGGGTTAATCATCGTGGCTTGTTGCCTAATGCCACTTAACGGATGTTATACACTTTGTTCTTTTTGGccattttaaatatgttcatgCGTTAATGTACACTTGTTCCTCCTTTGTTCATACCCTTGACCTTTAAGGACAGAAAGCTATCGATGTTATCAAAGCCCTTATGTTGTCCAAGAAGTATGGGGTATCTAGGCCATATAAGACTGATCATCACAgcctggggtggtggcacatgactttaatcccagtactcgggaggcagaggcaggcagatctctgtgagctgtgagttcaaggccaaactggtctacaagagttagttctaggaaggctccaaagctacactgaagccctgtttcaaacaaacaaacaaacaagactgaTAATGGAGCTGCCTATGCCTCTTAAGATTTCAGTAACTTTCTGGGGTTCTGGAAGATTTTCCATATACTAGCATTCCTTGCAGTCTGCAGGGACCAGACATTGTGGAGAAGACAAACAGAGATCTTAAAGACTTGTTAGCCAGGACAATCTCACAAGAGGCTAGGAGAATTCCTTATCTGGCTTTAATATAGGTACTTTTTCGTATTAACTTTGTCAGTTTTGATGTCAAGGGGCTCAGCCAGGCTTGCAAGTACTGGACATTTCTGCCAAGGAGCAAACCCATGGCCATGGTGATAGAAATGCTACCTCACTACACTGCCAGTCACCAGCTCCCTGCTAATCTATGGGAAAGCTATTCTTGTGTTTTTCATCAGAGTGCCATAATGCCAATGTGCGTCCTGGTAAGAGATGTGCATCTGACCATGGATCAGCTTGCTTTCACAAAGGTGGGGATAACCCAGATTTGGTATGTATATCCtcccttttcttgctctcattgcACAGcaataaattgattttttaagGGGAAGAGGCTATAGATTTGACAATTTAtgttttagaaaagatttttcataatataaaaaaagCTATTTGATCCCTCCTGGATGTTCACATATGCATTAGTTGGCAATTGGTATTGTGAATTCTTATGCTATTCAAATGTCTCCTGGTTGTCAATGACAGGTAATGTTTGTCATGACAACCTACGATAGGCACAGTTTTGTTATTGCACTCTCCTTAAGCATGGTCAACAAGGCCTGAGCAAAGAGTTCTGGATCCCTCTGATCATGCATGCAGTAAAGAAAATGGGGGAGATAGTAGGAAGTGAAGGTCTACCATGCCAAAAAGGAGCTAAAATGAAGTATGCCAGGTGCTGTCAGAGGTCTTGATCATGCCTAGCAAATGAGGAGCAACCACACAATACTACCTGAGAATCTGTAAATAGGAGCTATCAGAAATCCTGATCTTGCCCAGCCAGTGAGCAGTGACCACGTGATATCAACAGATCAGAatgcctcagtgctgggagtaTATGAATACCCcccattgttaaataaatgagtctgctgtaTGCCTTTTACCTGCCTCCTGGTGTCTGAAACACAGACATCATTCTTTATCACACTCTCCTCCAAAGAAAGCATTAGGGTTCAGCTACAGGAGAGGACCAAAGTGAAAATACATGGGTTGGGAtgctcaatagagaaacactgtttttcaCTTACAACCAGGAACAACATAATGATTCAGAAGCTGTCCTAGAAATACAGATGCTAAATTTCAGACACCagctctctcttccatctctccattctggagacaatatttctttgtttcagttGGTGCATGTGAGTTTTCTTTGGGATGGAATGGGTCCAGGGCATTATCAGCAGTTTAGCCATATTCAGTAGAATCCTCTAACCCTCAGAGATCATCTACACTACTTAATTGTGCCCCTATCCTACCAGGTTGTTCTATACAGtgattcccttgctcatcatagaAGACTAGAAGTGCCTGTGTATACCAATATTCATACCAGGGCAGAAGACATCAAAGGTAGAAGCATTGTCAGTGCACATCTGACTGTCCTGCTTCCAAGAAAGCAGACCCATCATTACTACTAAGAGTCAGAAATACTGTTCTGCTCTCCATACACATGAAGGCTTACCTGATACATGCTTATGTTCCTgtgtgttgtatttattttaacaacaaaGATCTCACCTTAGGGTTGGTTCTTTGATTTATGCCATTCTCATTTCATCAGTACCCTTTCTTGCCATAGGGAGTTGGCACTATCTGAAAACATATATTTCATGCAGAGTTTGGCATCTGACTACCTTTAAAGAAGGGAACACATTCAGTAGGTAGAGGAAGATACAAACTTGAGACACATTCCCCAAATCAAAGtggtattttatttgaaataagtaaaatattgcAAGAACATCAATGTGGTTGTAGGAAATTTGAGCAGTGAGTTACATGGCACATTTGTCAAGGCCATATCTCTGATTTCAGATCTTTTGATCAGCCTGTTTAGAAACATGCTGGACATTTGGGTTACTCTGTAGTTTCAATGACCttatttcaaagagaaacatAATTATAGCAAGGAGTGACAGAGCAGTAGTCATGACCCCTAGGGAGAACACATGAGTGTGATGTTTCTTCATAAGAGCTACTTTGTTAACAGGAAAAGTGGTTGGAAAATCAAGAGTGGTTTTGCCATAAAGATCTGTTACATGGTTCCAAGTCACAGAAAGAACTGTACAAAGGCTGCTGAGAACCAGAATTAAGACACAGAACTTGTAGCAGAGTATCTCAATATCAGGGACTGAAGCTTTGATAATTCGGACCTTAATGATTGCTGAGCTAAAAATCACCACAACAGGTTTTATCAACATAGCCAGTAAGATCAAGCTCTGTGCACATCGAAATTCAGGTGAAATGGTCCAGGTCGCATTGATAGGGCTATGCACCAGAATCCTGGTCACAGAACCAGAGACGTTAAACTCCTGATGGTAATAAGCTTCCCAGAGTCCGAAGTACACCAACTGAACAACCTTACTGTTGAATTCCCAAAGGCGCCAGTATCGACTGCTTGC
The Arvicola amphibius unplaced genomic scaffold, mArvAmp1.2, whole genome shotgun sequence DNA segment above includes these coding regions:
- the LOC119805758 gene encoding uncharacterized protein LOC119805758 yields the protein MDHFTANTKRFSQVKEWIFRLTGFLCSLLSSGFGIILASSRYWRLWEFNSKVVQLVYFGLWEAYYHQEFNVSGSVTRILVHSPINATWTISPEFRCAQSLILLAMLIKPVVVIFSSAIIKVRIIKASVPDIEILCYKFCVLILVLSSLCTVLSVTWNHVTDLYGKTTLDFPTTFPVNKVALMKKHHTHVFSLGVMTTALSLLAIIMFLFEIRSLKLQSNPNVQHVSKQADQKI